A genomic window from bacterium includes:
- a CDS encoding sigma-70 family RNA polymerase sigma factor gives MSDDGRLEQELVARARKGDEAAFENLVRMHQRQLYGYLYRLSGNVDDAMEITQSAFVKAYRSIGRFRGDSSFKTWLFRIASNTWKNTIRDRSRRRTVPLDALPLSSGRDPLDDAVQSQERAMLAAAVKTLPPRQRQALVLRTAEGCSFDEVARIMNCSTGAAKASYHHAVGKLKAILKGERQ, from the coding sequence ATGAGCGACGACGGCAGACTCGAACAGGAACTGGTGGCCAGGGCCAGGAAGGGCGACGAGGCCGCTTTCGAGAACCTCGTCAGGATGCACCAGAGACAGCTGTACGGGTACCTTTACAGGTTATCGGGGAACGTGGACGACGCCATGGAGATCACACAGAGCGCTTTTGTCAAAGCCTACCGGTCTATCGGGCGGTTCAGGGGCGACTCCTCCTTTAAAACGTGGCTTTTCAGGATCGCCTCCAACACGTGGAAAAACACCATCAGGGACCGGTCCAGGAGAAGAACGGTTCCCCTGGATGCGCTGCCGCTCTCCTCGGGCCGCGATCCGCTCGATGATGCCGTCCAGAGCCAGGAGCGGGCGATGCTGGCGGCTGCCGTGAAAACACTGCCCCCCAGGCAGCGGCAGGCGCTGGTCCTCAGGACCGCGGAGGGCTGCTCCTTCGACGAGGTCGCCAGGATCATGAACTGTTCCACCGGGGCCGCAAAGGCGAGCTACCACCACGCCGTGGGCAAGCTCAAGGCGATCCTGAAAGGAGAAAGACAGTGA
- a CDS encoding zf-HC2 domain-containing protein: MNSCPRELLPEYYRKSLAPEEMETINRHAAGCPECSKELQILASMDSSVPEPPASFWASLPARVTEEGRSRPAWTMARPVWAGGIAALILVAGLSLFLRTGTERSPNGDLGTYSSPAALSLGLEEEILFLSGSEVAFIDGFLDAGIVSSPERDTGDPLGSLFDRELLETMSPETIRVFEGLIDEMTLNQVERG; the protein is encoded by the coding sequence GTGAACAGCTGTCCCAGGGAACTGCTGCCCGAATATTACCGGAAAAGCCTCGCGCCGGAAGAGATGGAGACGATCAACCGCCACGCAGCCGGGTGCCCGGAATGCTCGAAGGAACTTCAGATCCTGGCATCGATGGACAGTTCCGTCCCGGAACCACCCGCCTCATTCTGGGCCTCCCTTCCGGCCAGGGTCACGGAAGAGGGCCGATCCCGGCCCGCGTGGACCATGGCAAGGCCGGTCTGGGCCGGCGGGATCGCCGCTCTCATCCTTGTCGCCGGACTGTCCCTTTTCCTCAGAACCGGAACGGAGCGTTCCCCAAACGGCGACCTTGGGACTTACAGCTCCCCGGCGGCGCTCTCCCTTGGCCTGGAGGAGGAAATCCTGTTCCTTTCGGGTTCCGAGGTGGCGTTCATCGATGGATTTCTTGACGCTGGGATCGTTTCATCACCGGAGCGGGATACCGGTGATCCGCTGGGATCCCTTTTCGACCGGGAACTTCTGGAAACCATGTCCCCCGAGACCATCAGGGTCTTCGAGGGACTGATTGATGAAATGACTCTGAACCAGGTGGAAAGAGGGTGA